One window from the genome of Equus quagga isolate Etosha38 chromosome 6, UCLA_HA_Equagga_1.0, whole genome shotgun sequence encodes:
- the LOC124241086 gene encoding cyclin-dependent kinases regulatory subunit 2, with amino-acid sequence MAHKQIYYSDKYFDEHYEYRHVMLPRELSKQVPKTHLMSEEEWRRLGVQQSLGWVHYMIHEPEPHILLFRRPLPKDQQK; translated from the exons ATGGCCCACAAACAGATCTACTACTCGGACAAGTACTTCGACGAACACTACGAGTACCG GCATGTCATGTTACccagagaactttccaaacaaGTACCCAAAACCCATCTGATGTCTGAAGAGGAGTGGAGGAGACTTGGTGTCCAACAGAGTCTAGGCTGGGTTCATTACATGATTCACGAGCCAG aACCACATATTCTTCTCTTTAGACGACCTCTTCCAAAAGATCAACAAAAATGA